TAAACACCTTTTACAGAAACTCCGACGTAGAGCATCTTATAACTGCCTCGCACCACCGATCTTCGGGAAAACACTGCGCTTTCCGCGGGCGCTGCTGAGCCTCCTCGCGCTACCGCGCTGTGGGGTCTCACCGAGGCTTTGCATCCCGCTGGAGTCTCCGTGTTTTCCCGAAGCTCGGTGAGAGTATATTTTTCACTTTTTTATGATCACGTCACTCTATTTTCCATTCGTAAACAGCCACAAAGAATCAGGTGGCTCATACATAGCGGAGAAAATACATGAAGACTCCTGCGGGAACAGCACGAGTCCGAAGACCCCACAGCGTTACATTAAGGAGGGTCGACTAAAACCGCCCTTTGCGGGCAACGTCGACATACCCCTTGCCGGGGCAAGGAGGCTGAGGCCGTGCCCGCGGAAAGCGAAATGTATTTTCGGAGCGGTCATATTAGCAGACACTCTAATTTCCCCGAGCGGTTGCCAAAAGCAGTCATAATCGCGGTTCCTCTACATCACAGCTTACTAACTCCCATAAACTTTAAAACAGTTACCCTCAAAACCAAGAGAGGCTGCCGTGTTTGCAGGCAGCCTCTGGTTCTTTCTACTTTACATTTCCGGTGCTGCGTTTTGCAGTGCCTGAATGAAGTTATCAACATCTCTCTGTGTTACAAAGATATTGACGGCCTGGTTTGCTTTTGTCAAAAACCCTTCTGAAGCTGCAGATCCGTGCGCCAGACTTGGCACAAGACGAGCGGTCTTAAAGTCTTCAATTGTATCCTGTCCATACGCATCATACTTCTCAGGATCAGCATCGACTCTTGCCGGGATTGAACCCTTGATCGGATTGAATGTATCCTGTGCCTCAACTGAGCCGAGGAACGTCAGGAATGTCTTCACTTCTTCAGGATTTTCAACACCCTTTGGCAAGCCGAATGTATCTGTGATGATCTGGAATGTTCCCTCTGTTTCAGGGAAAGCGAAGTAACCAAAGTCTTTATTCGTTTCCATCTTCAAGTCATTTACAAAATACCCTTTGGCCCAGTCACCCATATTGATCATCGCTGCTTCCCCGCTGGAAACAAGCTGGGCTGAATCCTGCCAGTTACGGGAAGAGTGATCTTCATTCACGTAATCAAGCATTTTACCGAATGTTTCTGCTGCCTCGACAACACGCTCATCGTCAAAAGCAATTTCACCTTTGAAAAGCTTATCGTAGTCGTCTGGCCCGAGTACGCCGAGCAGCACATTTTCAAAGATTTGGGTAGCAGGCCATGATTCTTTATCACCCAATGCCAGTGGTGTTACCCCTGCATCTTGAAGCTTTTCAGCTGCATCAAAGAACTCATCAAATGTCTTTGGCGGTTCGATGCCATGCTCTTCAAACACTTCCATGTTGTAAAATACCGGGTTTCCACGGTGTATGTTTAATGGAACAGAGTAGATATCTCCGTCTGCACTGACAAGGTCAATCAAATCTTCCGGAAACTTATCCATCCATTCATTTTTCTCAAACAGATCGTTGAGCGGCTGCATTTTATCAGCAGCAACCCAGCTCTTGTTCAGTTCTTCCCCGCCATGAACCTGGAATGTTGAAGGCGGATCGTCACCCTGCATTCTTGTTGCCAGAACAGCTTTGGCGTTCGTGCCGGCACCGCCCGCAACAGCAGCGTTTTCAACTGTAATATCAGAATGCTCTTCTTCAAATTGTTCAATTAATGCGAGCAAACCTTCTTCTTCACCAGCACCTGTCCACCAGCTGAAGATCTCAACTTCCCCTGTGGCCCCGCCGTTGTCCCCGGAATCGCCGGAGTTTCCGCCGTTCCCGCTTGTTTCATCGGAATTGTTGGATCCACAGGCCACAACAAAGGCAGCCAGTGCCACAAAAACGAGTAACCCAAATAATTTCTTCACTTTATTAATCCCCCTTTGTTAACGTTTTCATAAATCATTATAATAGATATCAGTCCCTCCGCAGTCATTTGATTTCTATACATTTCCACGGTTTTCTTCACTTTTTAAAGATCTCTTTCTGAAATTGTCTAGGAGAAAGGTTATAATGCTTCTTAAACACCCGACTGAAATAGTTCGGATCATTATACCCGACCATAAAACTGATCTCTTTTAATGAATAGCTATTTTCCTGCAGAAGATATTTAGCTTGGTTCAGACGTTCCTTTGTCAGAAAGTCGATAAACGTATCCCCGTACGCTTGTTTAAACAGGTTTGATAAGTAATTGGGGCTCAGTTCGACAAATTCAGCCACTTCTTCCAGGGTTATGGTCTTATTGAAATTTTCCTTAATATACTGTTTTGCACGGGATATATGCTGATTGGACGTGTACATCTCATTTAATTTCATACAGCAAATCTTTAAAAAAGCAATCCAATCCTGTTGTGAACGAAGACTGGAAAGAGATGTTTTCGGGAATGTCACATGTTGTGCTTCTAAAATCGTTCTGGCTGCTATGTACAATGTTTCTCGATCTGCTTCTGACATCAGGTGTTGTTTTTCGTCAAAATGCTGGACAGCTTCCTCGCTGTTCCCCTTCTCAATTCGGTTGCATATTTCAGCAATCACTTCACCGGCTTGCTCGGGCGCATTTTCAGCCTGGATAAACCCGTAGCGGCTTTTACGATCTGCTTTAAGCTGGAAACAAGCCGTATACGCTTCATGGTATGAGGATGGCAGCTTCTCCAATGACTCAACAGGACGGCCAATGCCTATAAACAGATCATTGCCAAGTTCGACATGAAGTTTCCTGACTGCTGTTAACAGGGTTTCCTTTTGCATGACACGATCCGAAATCAGACAGACGTTCACACATTCATTGTTTACAGCCGTCAAAAAATCTGTTTCTACATGTGTTTTCAATGCTGCTTCTATTTTGTGCAGCGATTGCTCTTCTTCATGTGATGACATCACCAGAAAACACCCGCTCACCATATCGGGAAACAATTTTTCCTGAAGCTCATACACCTCATCTCCCACAGGGTGCTTTGTTAACTTTATTAAGAAACTTTCCTTACTCAAACGCCGTGACGCCAGTTTCTCCATTTCATCCTGCTGCTCCAGTTGAATTTCCTTTTTAATGCGCAATAGAGCTTTGACAATTTCATCCTTCTTCCCCGGCTTTAAAATATAATCACGAACCCCATAACGCATCGCTTGCTTGGCATAATCAAACGAATCGTATGCGGATACAAGGATAAACCGGACAGACGGGTTGGTGGCCATGATCTTTTCAATCGCCTCCAGCCCGTTAATGCCGGGCATTTTAATGTCCATAAAAATGATATCCGGATTGGCGGCTGCAGCCAATTCAATCGCTTGGCGTCCATTGGCTGCTTCTCCGACCACTTCCATATCTGAAAAGTTGACTTCTATAAACTTTTTCATCGCTTTTCGTTCCAGCAATTCATCTTCTGCAATTAAGATTCGCATGCTTGATCACCCTTAAAATGTTTTGGTATCTTGACCCGGATGGTGGTGCCTGTCCCCGGCTTTGAGTGGATGTCGACAACATCTTCCACCTGATAAAACAACTGCAGACGCCGGATCACGTTTTTGAGACCAATCCCCGTAGAATGCCCGACATGGTCGTCATCCTGCTTGGCCAAAGACAGGATTTGTGTGATAGTCACCTGCTCCATGCCGACACCATCATCTCTCACTTCTACAAAAACACAGTCAGACGTTTGACTGACATGAAGCGTAATCTTCCCGCCCTCTTCCCGTTCCTCGATACCGTGGATAAACGCATTTTCGACCAGTGGCTGCAATGTTAAGCGCGGAATGGGCCCCTCAAGGCAGGTGTCATCAATATCATAGGACACTTGCACACGTTCGGCAAAACGCAGCTTCTGTATGTGGAAATAATCTTTAACCACGTCCACCTCTTCGCTAAGTGTGACACTTTTATTAATGTCACCCAAACTGTGCCGCAGCAGCATTGCTACAGAGTCGATCAGAGAAGATGTCGCATGAGCATCTTCAAGATAGGCCATCTTGGAAACGGTATTCAAGGTATTGAAGAGAAAATGAGGATTGATTTGGTTTTGTAAATGTTTCAATTCCATCTCTTTTAGCAGACGGTCCAGTTCAGACTGATCTTTAATTTCCTGAACAAGCTCATCTATGTTTGAACGCATATGGTTAAAGGTATCGCCCAGCAGTTTCAATTCATCTTTGGATTGAATGTCAACCGGATCGCCTGCCAAATCACCTGCCGCCACCTCTTTCGCGGCACGAGATAATTGAT
This sequence is a window from Lentibacillus sp. JNUCC-1. Protein-coding genes within it:
- a CDS encoding response regulator, whose protein sequence is MRILIAEDELLERKAMKKFIEVNFSDMEVVGEAANGRQAIELAAAANPDIIFMDIKMPGINGLEAIEKIMATNPSVRFILVSAYDSFDYAKQAMRYGVRDYILKPGKKDEIVKALLRIKKEIQLEQQDEMEKLASRRLSKESFLIKLTKHPVGDEVYELQEKLFPDMVSGCFLVMSSHEEEQSLHKIEAALKTHVETDFLTAVNNECVNVCLISDRVMQKETLLTAVRKLHVELGNDLFIGIGRPVESLEKLPSSYHEAYTACFQLKADRKSRYGFIQAENAPEQAGEVIAEICNRIEKGNSEEAVQHFDEKQHLMSEADRETLYIAARTILEAQHVTFPKTSLSSLRSQQDWIAFLKICCMKLNEMYTSNQHISRAKQYIKENFNKTITLEEVAEFVELSPNYLSNLFKQAYGDTFIDFLTKERLNQAKYLLQENSYSLKEISFMVGYNDPNYFSRVFKKHYNLSPRQFQKEIFKK
- a CDS encoding sensor histidine kinase yields the protein MMKTIRGKLLVYFMVFVILFQVTAISIYVSSNQLTNVYHDSFERYLLLNAISQKSNDMYTFTKSFVADPEAVEVSDYYALKKELESKKEQLPGHFRNAETIEIKNYNNLIETFIHECELTIGFVILNDIEQYTDHLREADHASGYIQTSTLEMIDVELTAYQSFYNDLQVRNKDFFLFIVFLFMSTLILAVFFVIWFSKGITRPLNQLSRAAKEVAAGDLAGDPVDIQSKDELKLLGDTFNHMRSNIDELVQEIKDQSELDRLLKEMELKHLQNQINPHFLFNTLNTVSKMAYLEDAHATSSLIDSVAMLLRHSLGDINKSVTLSEEVDVVKDYFHIQKLRFAERVQVSYDIDDTCLEGPIPRLTLQPLVENAFIHGIEEREEGGKITLHVSQTSDCVFVEVRDDGVGMEQVTITQILSLAKQDDDHVGHSTGIGLKNVIRRLQLFYQVEDVVDIHSKPGTGTTIRVKIPKHFKGDQACES
- a CDS encoding ABC transporter substrate-binding protein; this encodes MKKLFGLLVFVALAAFVVACGSNNSDETSGNGGNSGDSGDNGGATGEVEIFSWWTGAGEEEGLLALIEQFEEEHSDITVENAAVAGGAGTNAKAVLATRMQGDDPPSTFQVHGGEELNKSWVAADKMQPLNDLFEKNEWMDKFPEDLIDLVSADGDIYSVPLNIHRGNPVFYNMEVFEEHGIEPPKTFDEFFDAAEKLQDAGVTPLALGDKESWPATQIFENVLLGVLGPDDYDKLFKGEIAFDDERVVEAAETFGKMLDYVNEDHSSRNWQDSAQLVSSGEAAMINMGDWAKGYFVNDLKMETNKDFGYFAFPETEGTFQIITDTFGLPKGVENPEEVKTFLTFLGSVEAQDTFNPIKGSIPARVDADPEKYDAYGQDTIEDFKTARLVPSLAHGSAASEGFLTKANQAVNIFVTQRDVDNFIQALQNAAPEM